A stretch of Schaalia odontolytica DNA encodes these proteins:
- the xerC gene encoding tyrosine recombinase XerC, with product MSGRRAFGSIRKARSGRFEVRYTGPDGGKYTAGRSFVRKVDASAFLAHVEAEISEGTWVSPKESRERDRAQEVAAERAAITFAAWSERWLASLERLGRTPKTIETHTYRMRQLVPVFGAKPLGAISVEDVDAWYQRIWDAKGPGVVRPIYMTLSVCMNAAVKAGVIAASPCKVPGGQKHRPVRERERQVATPEEVRAAADAMPARLRIAVLLAAWCQTRLGELTGLQRRDFDLDSTPATLRIERQVQYLTGEGPVELPPKSAAGVREIVIPASLVPALRTHLESYVAPAGTAWLLSSERSPRLPLHPNSLRGAWERAREDAGIPWFKFHDLRHTGLTIFAQQGATLAELLHRGGHSDVDVALRYQHATRERDAALAARMDSHVLT from the coding sequence ATGAGCGGACGGAGGGCCTTCGGCTCGATCCGGAAAGCCCGCAGCGGACGCTTCGAGGTCCGGTACACAGGCCCCGACGGCGGCAAGTACACCGCCGGGCGCTCATTCGTTCGCAAGGTCGACGCTAGTGCTTTCCTCGCACACGTCGAGGCCGAGATTAGCGAGGGCACCTGGGTCAGTCCGAAGGAGAGCCGCGAGCGCGATCGCGCGCAGGAGGTCGCCGCCGAGCGCGCGGCTATCACTTTCGCGGCGTGGTCGGAGAGGTGGCTCGCGTCGCTCGAGCGACTGGGCCGCACCCCTAAGACCATCGAGACGCATACCTATCGGATGAGGCAGCTCGTCCCGGTCTTTGGCGCGAAGCCGCTCGGGGCGATCAGCGTCGAGGATGTCGACGCTTGGTACCAGCGGATCTGGGATGCGAAGGGGCCGGGCGTCGTGCGCCCGATCTACATGACCCTATCTGTATGCATGAACGCCGCGGTGAAAGCCGGCGTCATCGCGGCGAGCCCGTGCAAGGTTCCCGGTGGTCAGAAGCATCGGCCCGTGCGCGAGCGTGAGCGGCAAGTCGCGACCCCCGAGGAGGTCCGCGCAGCCGCCGACGCGATGCCCGCGCGGCTGCGCATCGCCGTCCTGCTCGCTGCATGGTGCCAGACGAGGCTCGGCGAGTTGACCGGCCTGCAGCGGCGCGACTTCGACCTCGACTCCACTCCTGCGACTCTCCGTATCGAGCGCCAGGTTCAGTACCTGACAGGCGAGGGGCCGGTCGAGCTACCTCCGAAGAGCGCCGCCGGCGTCCGCGAGATCGTCATCCCCGCGTCGCTAGTCCCAGCTCTGCGCACTCATCTTGAGTCCTACGTCGCGCCTGCGGGCACGGCCTGGCTCCTATCCTCCGAGCGATCCCCGCGCCTGCCCCTGCATCCTAATAGCCTGCGCGGAGCCTGGGAGCGCGCCCGCGAGGACGCGGGCATCCCCTGGTTCAAGTTCCACGATCTGCGGCACACTGGCCTCACGATCTTCGCACAGCAGGGCGCCACTCTCGCCGAGCTGCTCCACCGGGGCGGGCACAGTGATGTCGATGTCGCCCTGCGTTATCAGCATGCGACCCGCGAGCGCGACGCGGCCCTGGCAGCGCGTATGGACTCACATGTCCTCACGTAA
- a CDS encoding CHAP domain-containing protein: MSMTAQNVLAWAAGEIGYTRWDDPEEGSKYGRWYAQKHGAYYGTSGVPFCAMGASWCATDEEKQSVLPGGDFAYVPYGINAAAREGRLVSPMTQAAPGDLVCFDWDDDSIADHVGIVEANYGGWIQTIEFNTSSGAAGSQSNGGGVWRRTRDWSSVCAVIRPHYGDATTSSGYTDVTALQAAVGATADNVVGPDTTKRIYAVVAASSWGGRQFPFGVEYVQSVIGTEPDGVWGDASDEAHDRVVGNLQRAVGVDDDEIYGPATNNAINTALAGAEKGE; the protein is encoded by the coding sequence ATGAGCATGACCGCACAGAACGTCCTCGCCTGGGCAGCCGGCGAAATCGGCTACACCCGATGGGACGACCCCGAGGAAGGCTCGAAGTATGGCCGCTGGTACGCGCAGAAGCACGGCGCCTACTACGGCACATCCGGCGTGCCTTTCTGTGCGATGGGGGCCTCCTGGTGTGCGACCGACGAGGAGAAGCAGTCCGTCCTTCCCGGCGGCGACTTCGCTTACGTGCCGTATGGCATCAACGCCGCCGCCCGCGAGGGACGCCTCGTGTCCCCGATGACGCAGGCTGCGCCCGGCGACCTGGTCTGCTTCGACTGGGACGACGACAGTATCGCCGACCATGTCGGAATCGTTGAGGCCAATTATGGCGGGTGGATCCAGACGATCGAATTCAACACGTCGTCCGGCGCTGCTGGATCGCAGAGCAACGGCGGCGGCGTGTGGCGTAGGACCAGAGACTGGTCCTCGGTGTGCGCGGTCATTCGCCCGCACTACGGCGACGCGACCACCTCCTCGGGCTACACCGATGTCACGGCGCTCCAGGCGGCAGTCGGCGCGACCGCTGACAACGTGGTCGGCCCCGACACGACGAAGCGCATTTATGCCGTCGTCGCCGCCTCCAGCTGGGGAGGCCGGCAGTTCCCGTTCGGAGTCGAGTACGTCCAGTCCGTGATCGGCACGGAGCCGGACGGTGTCTGGGGCGATGCCTCGGACGAGGCGCACGACCGCGTCGTCGGCAACCTCCAGCGCGCCGTCGGCGTGGACGACGACGAGATCTACGGCCCGGCCACCAACAACGCGATTAACACCGCGCTCGCGGGCGCGGAGAAGGGAGAATGA
- a CDS encoding DUF4326 domain-containing protein: MRLPIRIQRRRARGWKMPAHTKYVGRGSLYGNPFWVARSPFELKYGGALVVASRAEAVEKFREWIRHTAEGRFVAGCAARNLWGLDLACWCPADQPCHADVLLEIANPRGAREFENPYYRRWDRDEAAE; the protein is encoded by the coding sequence ATGAGGCTCCCGATCAGGATTCAGCGCCGCCGCGCTCGCGGCTGGAAGATGCCCGCGCACACGAAGTATGTAGGGCGAGGAAGCCTATACGGCAATCCGTTTTGGGTCGCTCGGTCGCCGTTTGAGCTTAAATATGGCGGTGCCCTCGTCGTCGCGTCTCGTGCGGAGGCTGTCGAGAAATTTCGTGAGTGGATCAGGCACACGGCAGAGGGTCGGTTCGTCGCTGGGTGTGCGGCGCGGAACCTCTGGGGCCTCGATCTCGCGTGCTGGTGTCCAGCTGATCAGCCGTGTCATGCGGATGTCCTCTTGGAGATCGCGAACCCGCGCGGTGCGAGGGAGTTCGAGAACCCGTA
- a CDS encoding helix-turn-helix domain-containing protein, whose protein sequence is MTVAAVIKSMARELGISQTELAARARMSRASLSLKLNERRDLTLPEVERLAAVLGTSVRELLDQVERTTETAPAPDKSRGYAIADKATGVVILQASHGSIYDEDIPA, encoded by the coding sequence ATGACGGTCGCAGCCGTAATCAAGAGCATGGCCCGTGAGCTGGGCATCTCTCAGACAGAGCTTGCTGCCCGCGCTCGTATGAGCCGCGCGAGCCTGTCCCTCAAGCTCAACGAGCGCCGAGATCTGACCTTGCCGGAAGTTGAGAGGCTCGCAGCAGTGCTCGGCACGTCCGTCCGCGAGCTCCTCGACCAAGTCGAGCGCACCACCGAGACAGCACCCGCGCCCGATAAATCGCGAGGCTATGCAATCGCCGATAAGGCGACCGGCGTCGTGATCCTCCAGGCCTCGCACGGAAGCATCTACGACGAGGACATCCCGGCATGA
- a CDS encoding tape measure protein, which yields MAGVYKAGTLYVDVVPSMKGFFKTVEADAKAQIPNIGQNVGRDFANGLRSGIGTSGAQVAKSISQPLDAAASDVKNSVNAMTKGLQSSTSGMQRAADGAGRSLSTMGAEAGRARGPVDSAARALDGAASSAGSAAGSMRDAGSGFSSMAGFAQNAIAPLAALAAAVGIGGFVSEAIAASDATQKFADTLKFAGIDPDRIEELGAAAQKYADETVYDLSDIQGITSQLAANNVEGFDKLAEAAGNLNAVSGGSAETYKQVGLALVQVNGAGKLATQDWNQIANAIPGASGKIQKALLDAGAYTGNFRDAMAQGQISAEEFNEALLSLGFDEVAANAARDTSRIENAAGNLQATLMGGFKDLIDYMKPTITDFMGWLSDMFSNAFDWISEHKDLLVALGEGIGIAVAAYWGFSVLTQVIEWIKNTTLVQEGLNAAMAANPIGLAVVAIGALIAGLIYLYNTNEDVANAINALGSGIAEFWTNNVTPVIDAFVDYTKNTLIPGIESAWGILTTGNYDGNLFGLEEDSALVDFFFTLRDALLAVGEISYRAWTEQIKPSIEAAWDWISGTLWPGLQNFWSTVLQPLFEGIGSGLALAWTAVIRPTLMALWTVVSRVIWPVLKTLWENVIKPLWEGFASAVQSAWAVIYPAMQALAGFFRDTLMPALWSFWQDVVEPVWTNVSTFILAVWDNVLYPLFDLFVTVISGTVGMAFEGLWTTVVTAWNGISSAIQTVWGILSPIFSAIGSAISSTLGPTFTWLYDSVIKPVWDQISSAVQTASSVLIDVVFPAIKSAIGGVKESFESFRQSVESVFEKIKGAAAKPVNFVITTVYRDGIKAAFDTIAAKVGLSVRLPDVKPIPAYATGGVFSTMTPGYSPGKDIYHFYSPDGGGALRLSGGEGIIRPDALRALGGKPWLDRVNASRGSGLATVGETGRRRGEVAFASGGIWNAVKGGFGGALDWIKDTTEAVAEIVTDPAAAIANLVLKPARELLSPKDGSFWEQVAYGIPPMLFDGLKSLFTSKVSESGLSGGAGLVGAAMKAVLMGVPYVWGGSGIPPGLDCSGLVYWAAQQLGLGWPRLTAAGYQSGSTPVPWGSATPGDLLYWGSPAWHVAVYAGNGQMIEEPRPGLSARKTAIWGSPSVGRYGGARKYDRGGWLPDGVTAAVNQTGQREAILTARQWADVSALAASGAGAGVSLEGAQVNLVLDDGVQFRAHVEGISAGVLARRKQLAGRSR from the coding sequence ATGGCAGGCGTCTACAAAGCCGGTACGCTCTACGTTGACGTCGTGCCCTCCATGAAGGGGTTTTTCAAGACTGTCGAGGCCGACGCCAAAGCGCAGATCCCGAACATCGGGCAGAACGTCGGCAGGGACTTTGCGAACGGCCTGCGCTCTGGCATCGGCACCAGCGGTGCACAAGTCGCCAAGAGCATCAGCCAGCCCCTCGACGCCGCCGCAAGCGACGTAAAAAACAGCGTCAACGCGATGACAAAGGGGCTACAGTCCTCGACGAGCGGCATGCAGCGCGCCGCCGACGGAGCAGGACGAAGCCTCTCCACGATGGGAGCCGAAGCGGGCCGCGCTCGCGGGCCGGTTGATTCGGCGGCGCGCGCGCTCGATGGGGCGGCGTCCTCGGCTGGCTCGGCGGCGGGCAGCATGCGAGACGCGGGCTCGGGCTTCTCGTCTATGGCGGGCTTTGCACAGAACGCGATCGCGCCCCTGGCTGCGCTGGCCGCAGCCGTGGGTATCGGGGGCTTCGTCTCTGAGGCTATCGCTGCGTCCGACGCGACGCAGAAATTCGCGGACACGCTGAAATTCGCGGGGATTGATCCGGATCGGATCGAGGAGCTGGGCGCCGCCGCGCAGAAGTACGCCGATGAGACCGTCTACGACCTGTCGGATATTCAGGGCATCACGTCACAGCTCGCAGCGAATAACGTCGAGGGCTTCGACAAGCTCGCGGAAGCAGCGGGCAACCTGAACGCGGTCTCGGGCGGCTCTGCCGAGACCTACAAGCAGGTTGGCCTCGCGCTCGTTCAGGTCAACGGTGCCGGGAAGCTGGCAACGCAGGACTGGAATCAGATCGCAAACGCGATCCCCGGCGCGTCCGGCAAGATCCAGAAAGCGCTCCTCGACGCGGGTGCCTACACGGGGAATTTTCGCGATGCGATGGCCCAGGGCCAGATCAGCGCCGAAGAATTTAACGAGGCATTGCTGAGCCTCGGCTTCGATGAGGTCGCGGCGAACGCGGCTCGCGACACGAGCCGCATTGAAAACGCCGCCGGCAACTTGCAGGCAACCCTCATGGGCGGCTTCAAAGACCTCATTGACTACATGAAGCCTACGATTACGGACTTCATGGGCTGGCTCTCTGACATGTTCTCGAACGCCTTCGACTGGATCAGCGAGCACAAGGATCTGCTGGTCGCCCTCGGTGAGGGGATCGGGATCGCGGTGGCCGCCTACTGGGGCTTCTCGGTCCTGACACAGGTCATCGAGTGGATCAAGAACACGACGCTCGTGCAGGAGGGGCTCAACGCTGCGATGGCCGCGAATCCCATCGGTCTTGCTGTCGTGGCTATCGGCGCGCTCATCGCTGGGCTGATCTACCTCTATAACACGAACGAGGACGTCGCGAACGCGATCAACGCCCTCGGCTCTGGCATCGCCGAATTCTGGACGAACAACGTCACGCCGGTAATCGACGCGTTCGTCGACTATACGAAGAACACGCTCATCCCGGGTATCGAGTCGGCGTGGGGCATCCTCACCACGGGCAACTACGACGGTAATCTCTTCGGTCTCGAAGAGGACTCGGCGCTCGTGGACTTCTTCTTCACCCTGCGGGACGCGCTCCTCGCGGTCGGCGAGATCTCCTACAGGGCGTGGACGGAGCAGATCAAGCCTTCCATTGAGGCGGCGTGGGACTGGATCTCCGGCACGCTCTGGCCGGGCCTCCAAAACTTCTGGTCGACCGTGTTGCAGCCGCTGTTTGAGGGGATCGGCTCGGGCCTCGCTCTCGCCTGGACCGCCGTCATCCGACCTACCCTCATGGCCCTATGGACCGTCGTCTCCCGGGTCATCTGGCCTGTCCTCAAGACCCTCTGGGAGAACGTGATTAAGCCGCTGTGGGAGGGCTTCGCGTCGGCAGTCCAGTCAGCATGGGCCGTGATCTACCCGGCTATGCAGGCGCTCGCGGGTTTCTTCCGCGACACGCTAATGCCTGCGCTGTGGAGCTTCTGGCAGGATGTGGTGGAGCCGGTCTGGACGAACGTGTCGACGTTCATCCTCGCTGTCTGGGATAACGTTCTGTATCCGCTTTTCGACCTGTTCGTGACGGTGATCTCGGGTACCGTCGGTATGGCCTTCGAGGGGCTGTGGACAACCGTCGTGACGGCCTGGAATGGGATCTCGTCGGCGATCCAGACGGTCTGGGGCATTTTGTCCCCGATCTTCTCTGCGATTGGCAGCGCGATCTCCTCGACGCTCGGCCCGACCTTCACGTGGCTGTATGACTCGGTCATTAAGCCGGTCTGGGATCAGATCTCGTCGGCGGTGCAGACGGCCTCCTCCGTCCTGATCGACGTCGTCTTTCCGGCGATTAAGAGCGCGATCGGTGGCGTGAAGGAGTCGTTCGAGTCTTTCCGTCAGTCGGTCGAGTCTGTGTTCGAGAAGATCAAGGGAGCCGCCGCAAAGCCCGTCAACTTCGTCATCACGACGGTCTATCGCGACGGAATTAAGGCAGCGTTCGATACGATCGCCGCGAAGGTCGGCCTCTCCGTGAGGCTCCCCGACGTGAAGCCGATTCCGGCCTACGCGACCGGCGGCGTTTTCTCCACCATGACGCCGGGGTACTCCCCCGGCAAGGACATCTATCACTTCTACAGCCCGGACGGTGGCGGCGCGCTTCGTCTATCCGGCGGCGAGGGCATCATCCGACCCGATGCCCTGCGAGCTCTCGGCGGGAAGCCTTGGCTCGACCGGGTAAATGCTTCGCGCGGCTCCGGCCTCGCGACCGTCGGTGAGACCGGACGCCGCCGCGGCGAAGTCGCTTTCGCTAGCGGTGGCATCTGGAACGCCGTGAAGGGCGGCTTCGGCGGCGCTCTGGACTGGATCAAAGACACGACAGAGGCGGTAGCGGAGATCGTCACCGACCCCGCCGCCGCAATCGCAAACCTGGTCCTCAAGCCGGCGCGCGAGCTACTGTCCCCGAAGGACGGCTCCTTCTGGGAGCAGGTCGCCTACGGTATCCCGCCGATGCTGTTCGACGGCCTCAAGAGCCTGTTCACCTCGAAGGTGAGCGAGTCCGGCCTCTCCGGCGGCGCGGGCCTCGTCGGCGCAGCCATGAAGGCCGTACTCATGGGAGTGCCTTACGTCTGGGGCGGCTCCGGCATCCCGCCGGGCCTGGACTGCTCCGGCCTCGTCTACTGGGCAGCACAGCAGCTCGGCCTCGGCTGGCCGCGACTCACCGCTGCCGGATACCAGTCCGGCTCGACACCCGTCCCCTGGGGCTCCGCGACACCCGGCGACCTCCTCTACTGGGGATCGCCCGCCTGGCACGTTGCCGTCTACGCAGGCAACGGGCAGATGATCGAGGAACCGCGCCCCGGCCTGAGCGCACGCAAGACCGCGATCTGGGGATCCCCCAGCGTCGGCAGGTACGGCGGCGCACGCAAGTACGACCGTGGAGGCTGGCTCCCAGACGGAGTCACCGCTGCAGTCAACCAAACCGGCCAGCGCGAAGCAATCCTCACAGCCCGACAGTGGGCCGACGTCTCCGCGCTCGCGGCCAGCGGTGCGGGAGCTGGCGTCTCGTTGGAGGGCGCTCAGGTGAATCTGGTCCTCGATGACGGCGTGCAGTTCCGCGCTCACGTCGAGGGGATTAGCGCGGGTGTTCTCGCTCGTAGGAAGCAGCTCGCAGGAAGGAGTCGATGA
- a CDS encoding helix-turn-helix domain-containing protein, which produces MGSRSLKSSPFERAVLAVLKERLQSLDLTIDRLAERAGITRARCYKIFAGDTVCTMSDFGAMCEALGVSGSDVAAEAERRLADEASPE; this is translated from the coding sequence ATGGGAAGCAGATCTCTTAAATCGAGTCCCTTTGAACGCGCTGTCTTAGCTGTACTCAAGGAGCGTCTGCAAAGTCTGGACCTGACTATCGACCGCCTGGCCGAGCGGGCCGGCATCACTCGCGCGCGCTGTTACAAGATCTTCGCGGGCGACACTGTTTGTACGATGAGCGACTTCGGTGCGATGTGCGAAGCTCTCGGAGTCAGTGGCTCCGATGTAGCTGCCGAGGCGGAGCGCCGCCTCGCGGACGAAGCCTCTCCGGAATAG
- a CDS encoding helix-turn-helix domain-containing protein — protein MTAAAPFAPDRWYSAQQVQETLSLSRSTVERLGVEGKVAAIKIGRSVRYSGDDLNHQCQSLGSCATEKKSSQR, from the coding sequence ATGACCGCCGCTGCACCGTTCGCCCCTGACCGCTGGTACTCAGCCCAGCAGGTTCAGGAAACCCTCAGCCTCTCCCGCTCAACCGTCGAGCGCCTCGGAGTCGAGGGCAAGGTCGCCGCAATCAAGATCGGGCGTTCCGTCCGGTACAGCGGCGACGACCTCAACCACCAGTGCCAGAGCCTCGGCTCCTGCGCCACCGAAAAGAAGAGCTCCCAGCGGTAG
- a CDS encoding glycerophosphodiester phosphodiesterase codes for MDELTIYRRRRDGGDVPGVVRRRRRDGGDLLLRRREATTPVTPASTDVVEQFLKQRPFYIAHRMSGTEYPEFTQRGLDASLRAGFKALEVSVRLCARGQHGEPAEFVAIHDWKTTRTVPGTDLPIWSTPWSTLRTLQQGTGPFMRLRDIVDQIPDDVVLAIDHKTTSSEDQRNAADLQAEEQLFEYLDTAFGGHPERRVIWKVFAKGTSAARAKARGYRTMAMLYPAEVPAAPLGSWDVIGMEWSASADVWNRINATGKPTIAHIITNEGQARAALEKGASGLMASFPSRVHP; via the coding sequence GTGGATGAGCTGACAATCTATCGCCGTCGCCGCGACGGAGGTGACGTGCCCGGGGTCGTCCGTCGCCGCCGCCGCGACGGAGGGGATCTTCTCCTGCGTCGACGTGAGGCGACGACTCCGGTCACGCCGGCCTCGACGGACGTCGTCGAGCAATTCCTCAAGCAGCGGCCCTTCTACATCGCCCATAGGATGAGCGGAACAGAATACCCGGAGTTCACGCAGCGGGGTCTTGATGCTTCGCTGCGCGCGGGCTTCAAGGCGCTGGAGGTCTCCGTCCGGCTCTGCGCCCGGGGGCAGCACGGAGAGCCTGCCGAGTTCGTCGCGATCCACGATTGGAAAACGACAAGAACTGTGCCGGGCACGGATCTCCCGATCTGGTCTACTCCCTGGAGCACGCTCCGGACACTCCAGCAGGGGACCGGGCCGTTTATGCGACTGCGGGACATCGTTGACCAGATCCCGGATGACGTGGTCCTCGCGATCGACCACAAGACAACGTCATCTGAGGATCAGCGGAACGCTGCTGATTTGCAGGCTGAGGAGCAGTTGTTCGAGTATCTGGACACCGCGTTCGGCGGGCATCCCGAGCGTCGCGTGATCTGGAAAGTCTTTGCGAAGGGAACGAGCGCGGCCCGCGCGAAAGCGCGCGGTTACCGCACTATGGCGATGCTGTACCCTGCCGAAGTCCCCGCGGCGCCCCTCGGCTCTTGGGACGTGATCGGTATGGAGTGGTCCGCGTCTGCCGACGTCTGGAACCGCATCAACGCAACCGGGAAACCGACGATCGCGCACATCATCACCAACGAGGGACAGGCGCGCGCAGCGCTCGAAAAGGGAGCGTCCGGCCTCATGGCTTCGTTCCCATCTCGCGTGCATCCGTAG